A portion of the Rhodanobacter sp. AS-Z3 genome contains these proteins:
- a CDS encoding PIN domain-containing protein: MVVADTATLLFILQPDASAPLGNDGDPIPKCRERVELLLKNLSEAGVRVVVPTPVLAELMVSVGPGKVQLLGEINQSAAFSIVAFDQIAAVECACLNDPTLGKKLGPKDTKAKVKFDRQILAIAKVAGAHTLYTDDKRLIARATANGLKTVRMQDLPLPPEPPQGELELTQTKPDATAKEPHQPSP; encoded by the coding sequence ATGGTCGTCGCTGACACCGCAACCCTTCTGTTTATCCTCCAGCCTGATGCCAGCGCCCCGCTCGGGAATGATGGTGATCCCATCCCGAAGTGCCGGGAGCGCGTAGAGTTGCTGCTCAAGAACCTGAGCGAAGCGGGTGTCCGTGTTGTCGTGCCCACCCCTGTACTCGCAGAGCTAATGGTCAGCGTGGGGCCTGGAAAGGTCCAGCTGTTGGGCGAAATCAATCAGTCGGCCGCCTTCTCCATTGTCGCATTCGACCAGATTGCGGCTGTCGAATGTGCCTGCCTGAACGATCCAACACTGGGGAAGAAACTAGGCCCGAAGGACACCAAGGCGAAGGTGAAGTTCGACCGCCAGATCCTTGCAATCGCCAAGGTGGCCGGAGCCCACACGCTGTATACCGACGACAAGCGGTTGATCGCTAGAGCAACCGCTAATGGTTTAAAGACGGTGCGGATGCAGGATCTTCCGTTGCCGCCGGAGCCCCCGCAGGGCGAGCTGGAATTGACCCAGACCAAACCGGATGCAACGGCGAAGGAGCCCCACCAGCCTTCCCCGTAA
- a CDS encoding JAB domain-containing protein: MQLAQSLTHTRYKLTGETTEQDVLAAAEAILKCRLERQGSIGTPMDASDFLRMRLGALLHEEFHVLWLDNRHRILDCQKLFTGTVDGASVHPREVVRAALVINASAAILAHNHPSGIAEPSAADRMLTHELRDALRLIGVRILDHIVVGSECVSMAERGLL, from the coding sequence ATGCAACTCGCGCAATCTTTGACTCACACCCGTTACAAGCTCACGGGCGAGACCACCGAACAGGACGTACTCGCCGCAGCCGAAGCTATCCTGAAGTGCCGGCTGGAACGTCAAGGGAGCATTGGCACTCCGATGGACGCCAGCGACTTTCTGCGTATGCGCTTGGGCGCGCTCCTGCACGAAGAGTTTCACGTCCTGTGGCTGGACAACCGCCACCGTATCCTCGATTGCCAGAAGCTTTTCACCGGCACCGTCGATGGGGCGAGTGTTCACCCCAGGGAAGTGGTGCGAGCGGCGCTGGTCATCAACGCCAGTGCGGCAATCCTTGCGCACAACCACCCCAGTGGCATAGCCGAGCCCAGTGCGGCCGATCGGATGCTCACCCACGAGCTTCGTGATGCACTGAGGCTCATTGGTGTCCGTATTCTTGACCACATCGTGGTGGGAAGTGAGTGCGTCAGCATGGCGGAGCGTGGTCTTCTGTGA
- the dcm gene encoding DNA (cytosine-5-)-methyltransferase, whose protein sequence is MSAVDEDGAGQGPHPAGIEDPSQVDKCGKIKSFGILRLQKNFLSVVDLFAGCGGFGLGLEQAGFTPIYVNELNKDARGTYISNRMDRHEWFARDLNKETWLNPFSSSDARRIAKKDHVQKLEDRFKSEFGIHHGEIDLIVGGPPCQGFSGIGHRRSYAVDKKLLPSNHLYKDMARIIGQLRPRAFVFENVRGLLTGRWTEGGKSGEIWKAVKESFAGIGEYKLAAELVYAKNYGVAQNRPRIVLVGIRRDIAGSVTYKDEVETIDGTGISGGFLPRGQPDSAPSIIDLLGDLVDPLHQNGGVTLGYPSRAMCEVQRHFRTSADGTKVASKGDPITEHEYSKHRSDIIEKFRAMIHGDEVEATKKFAQRVLPREWGLSGPTITATSLPDDYVHFEQPRTLSVREWARLQGFPDWYQFKGKRTTGGVRRAGNPLEGLHFRELPKYTQIGNAVAVPMAKAIGEHLAGILRSGLLERN, encoded by the coding sequence GTGTCAGCTGTCGACGAAGATGGCGCGGGACAAGGCCCTCACCCGGCTGGCATCGAAGATCCGAGCCAGGTCGACAAGTGTGGCAAAATAAAAAGCTTTGGGATCCTTCGCTTGCAGAAGAACTTTTTAAGCGTAGTCGATTTGTTCGCGGGATGTGGTGGTTTTGGGCTGGGCCTCGAGCAGGCAGGCTTCACACCCATCTACGTCAACGAGCTCAATAAGGACGCGCGGGGTACATACATCTCCAACCGCATGGATCGACATGAGTGGTTTGCGCGTGACCTGAACAAGGAGACCTGGCTGAATCCATTCAGCTCATCCGACGCGCGGCGAATCGCCAAGAAGGACCATGTTCAGAAACTTGAGGACAGGTTCAAATCTGAGTTCGGCATCCACCATGGCGAGATCGACCTCATCGTCGGCGGGCCACCCTGCCAGGGCTTTTCCGGAATTGGACACCGGCGCTCGTATGCCGTGGACAAGAAGCTCCTGCCTTCAAACCACCTATACAAAGACATGGCACGGATCATCGGGCAACTCCGTCCCCGGGCCTTTGTGTTCGAGAACGTCCGAGGATTGCTGACAGGCCGTTGGACAGAGGGTGGCAAGAGTGGAGAGATATGGAAGGCTGTCAAGGAGTCATTCGCAGGCATTGGCGAATACAAGCTGGCTGCCGAATTGGTCTACGCCAAGAACTATGGGGTGGCGCAGAACAGGCCGCGCATCGTGCTGGTTGGAATCCGGCGGGACATCGCCGGATCCGTAACCTACAAGGATGAAGTCGAGACAATCGACGGGACTGGCATCTCCGGTGGATTCTTGCCCAGGGGTCAGCCAGATTCGGCCCCGAGCATCATTGATCTCCTTGGTGACCTTGTCGATCCGCTCCACCAAAATGGTGGCGTGACGCTGGGGTACCCCTCCAGAGCCATGTGCGAGGTGCAACGGCACTTCAGGACATCGGCCGACGGCACCAAGGTTGCCAGCAAAGGCGATCCCATCACCGAGCACGAGTACAGCAAACATCGCTCCGACATCATCGAAAAGTTTCGCGCCATGATCCATGGGGATGAGGTCGAAGCCACGAAGAAATTCGCGCAGCGCGTCCTTCCTAGGGAGTGGGGGCTGTCTGGACCAACGATCACCGCCACGTCGCTGCCTGACGACTACGTGCATTTCGAGCAACCCCGTACGTTGAGTGTCCGAGAGTGGGCGCGCCTGCAAGGTTTCCCGGATTGGTACCAATTCAAGGGTAAGCGCACCACTGGTGGTGTCCGCCGTGCAGGCAATCCGCTCGAAGGACTCCATTTTCGCGAGCTCCCAAAATACACGCAAATAGGAAATGCGGTCGCCGTGCCGATGGCCAAGGCAATTGGGGAACATCTGGCAGGAATACTTCGTAGCGGGTTGCTAGAAAGAAATTAA
- a CDS encoding very short patch repair endonuclease yields the protein MADFLTAAERSERMSRIRGQNTKPELLVRKFLHQQGFRYRLHVKELPGRPDLVLPKYGTTVFVDGCFWHGHSCQGGRVPATNTSFWKDKISANQDRDQRNRRALRRGGWRVIQIWECQLSTKMARDKALTRLASKIRARSTSVAK from the coding sequence ATGGCCGACTTCCTGACTGCTGCGGAACGAAGCGAACGAATGTCGCGGATCCGTGGCCAGAACACCAAGCCCGAATTGCTGGTACGCAAGTTTCTCCATCAGCAGGGCTTTCGTTATCGCTTACATGTAAAGGAGCTGCCTGGTCGGCCGGACCTAGTCCTGCCAAAATACGGGACAACTGTCTTCGTCGATGGCTGCTTCTGGCATGGCCATTCTTGTCAGGGTGGAAGGGTGCCGGCTACTAACACCTCGTTCTGGAAGGACAAGATCTCTGCCAATCAGGATCGTGACCAGCGTAACCGGCGCGCGCTTAGAAGGGGTGGTTGGCGGGTCATCCAGATCTGGGAGTGTCAGCTGTCGACGAAGATGGCGCGGGACAAGGCCCTCACCCGGCTGGCATCGAAGATCCGAGCCAGGTCGACAAGTGTGGCAAAATAA
- a CDS encoding integrase arm-type DNA-binding domain-containing protein → MLTDTKLRALKPRASAFRIADTNGLCIEVRPTGAKAWRYRYRHAGSASIITLGEYPFMSLAEARAERDKARALLRGGANPAYVARAQRALQAEHTANTFEAIATEFLAKREKEGMGAGSVIRARRLIEKDLASIGNLPITEVTAVGLLAALRKLEQRGIVETAHRARGLAGQVFRYAIATGRLERNPAGDLAGALEQPQTKHFASITEPVKIGELLRAIENYSGSPVTVAALKLAPLVFVRPGELRKAQWADIDLEATEWRYTASKTHTPHLVPLSKQAVAILRELHPLTGRHEYVFPGVRSVQRPMSENTVTAALRYMGFSNETMSGHGFRAMARTVLDEVLHFRPDYIEHQLAHAVRDPNGRAYNRTAHLAERRKMMQAWADYLDGLRATFRGDYQIMLPIDHLA, encoded by the coding sequence ATGTTGACCGATACCAAGCTGCGCGCACTGAAGCCCCGTGCAAGTGCTTTCCGCATCGCTGATACCAACGGGCTGTGTATCGAAGTTCGCCCCACGGGAGCAAAGGCTTGGCGCTATCGCTATCGGCACGCCGGCAGCGCCAGCATCATCACGCTGGGCGAATACCCATTTATGTCGCTCGCCGAGGCACGGGCAGAACGTGACAAGGCACGTGCCTTGCTGAGAGGTGGAGCAAACCCGGCATATGTCGCGCGCGCCCAGCGCGCCCTGCAGGCCGAACATACGGCGAACACTTTTGAAGCTATCGCTACCGAGTTTCTAGCCAAACGTGAGAAGGAGGGCATGGGAGCCGGCAGCGTCATCCGCGCCCGCCGCCTGATCGAGAAAGACCTGGCCAGCATCGGCAACCTACCAATAACTGAAGTGACCGCCGTCGGATTACTGGCCGCATTACGCAAACTGGAACAACGCGGCATAGTGGAAACGGCTCACCGCGCACGCGGACTCGCCGGGCAGGTGTTCCGCTACGCCATCGCCACCGGACGCCTCGAACGCAACCCAGCCGGGGATCTTGCGGGCGCTCTGGAACAACCGCAGACAAAGCACTTCGCCAGTATCACCGAACCGGTAAAGATCGGTGAACTGCTGCGCGCCATCGAAAACTACAGTGGCTCGCCCGTTACGGTTGCAGCATTGAAACTTGCCCCACTGGTGTTTGTGCGTCCAGGCGAACTTCGCAAGGCTCAATGGGCCGACATTGACCTAGAGGCCACCGAATGGCGTTACACCGCCAGCAAGACCCACACACCGCACCTCGTCCCGCTGTCCAAGCAAGCGGTAGCGATCCTGCGCGAGCTGCACCCGCTTACCGGACGCCATGAGTACGTATTTCCTGGTGTTCGCAGTGTGCAGCGCCCCATGTCCGAAAACACAGTGACTGCCGCGCTGCGCTACATGGGTTTCAGCAACGAGACGATGAGCGGGCATGGCTTCCGCGCGATGGCACGGACGGTATTGGACGAAGTGCTGCATTTTCGCCCAGATTACATCGAGCACCAGCTAGCCCACGCGGTGCGCGACCCGAACGGCCGCGCTTACAACCGCACTGCGCATCTCGCCGAGCGCCGAAAGATGATGCAGGCATGGGCGGACTATCTGGATGGACTGAGAGCTACTTTTCGGGGGGATTACCAGATCATGTTGCCGATCGACCATCTGGCTTGA
- the rpoD gene encoding RNA polymerase sigma factor RpoD, producing the protein MNSKAPHEQQSEIKALIAKGLEQGYLTYAEINDHLPDDVVDAEQIEDIMAVLKGVGIEVHDAAPDTDTISDGAAPGGGSGDDDSAAEEAVALLSAVDAEVGRTTDPVRMYMREMGTVELLTREGEIAIAKRIEEGLGQVQTALASFPLTIELLLEEYDQHLDGKRRLSEILAGFLDLEEAADLARKEKEAAALLAPEVEEGEEGEEDDDDASEEEEEAGPTGPDPEEVKRRMELLREYYGKFQKAAPKADSILDKKIVKLRDQMAEEFLKLKLPSALIDGFVRKLREVVGDIRHHERVLLDIFVKQVKMPKAEFIKTFPSNEGNLEWAAELGRKRQKWSPNIKNHREAIDAEQEKLAAIERKLFLPLIDIKDINRAMASGEAKARRAKKEMVEANLRLVISIAKKYTNRGLQFLDLIQEGNIGLMKAVDKFEYRRGYKFSTYATWWIRQAITRSIADQARTIRIPVHMIETINKLNRISRQMLQQFGREATPEELAKEMEMPEDKIRKVLKIAKEPISMETPIGDDEDSHLGDFIEDGNASSPVDSATETGLMETVRDVLAGLTPREAKVLRMRFGIDMNTDHTLEEVGKQFDVTRERIRQIEAKALRKLRHPSRSEQLRSFLDVE; encoded by the coding sequence ATGAATAGCAAAGCTCCCCATGAGCAACAGTCTGAAATCAAGGCGCTGATCGCCAAGGGCCTGGAACAGGGCTACCTGACCTACGCCGAGATCAACGACCACCTCCCCGACGACGTCGTCGATGCGGAGCAGATCGAAGACATCATGGCGGTGCTCAAGGGCGTCGGCATCGAAGTCCATGACGCCGCCCCCGATACCGACACCATCTCCGATGGCGCCGCTCCAGGTGGCGGCTCAGGCGATGACGATTCCGCCGCCGAAGAAGCCGTTGCCCTGCTTTCCGCCGTCGACGCCGAAGTTGGCCGCACCACCGACCCGGTGCGCATGTACATGCGCGAGATGGGTACGGTCGAGCTGCTGACCCGCGAAGGCGAAATCGCCATCGCCAAGCGTATCGAAGAAGGCCTTGGCCAGGTGCAAACCGCGCTGGCCAGCTTCCCGCTGACCATCGAACTGTTGCTGGAAGAATACGACCAGCACCTGGACGGCAAGCGCCGCCTCAGCGAAATCCTGGCCGGCTTCCTCGACCTGGAAGAAGCCGCCGACCTTGCCCGCAAGGAAAAGGAAGCCGCCGCCCTGCTCGCCCCTGAAGTCGAGGAAGGCGAAGAGGGTGAGGAAGACGACGACGATGCTTCCGAAGAAGAGGAAGAAGCCGGCCCGACCGGTCCGGACCCGGAAGAGGTCAAGCGCCGCATGGAATTGCTGCGCGAGTACTACGGCAAGTTCCAGAAGGCCGCGCCGAAAGCCGACAGCATCCTCGACAAGAAGATCGTCAAGCTGCGCGACCAGATGGCCGAGGAATTCCTCAAGCTCAAGCTGCCCAGCGCGCTGATCGACGGCTTCGTGCGCAAGCTGCGCGAAGTGGTCGGCGACATCCGCCACCACGAGCGTGTGCTGCTCGACATCTTCGTCAAGCAGGTGAAGATGCCGAAGGCCGAGTTCATCAAGACCTTCCCCAGCAACGAGGGCAACCTCGAGTGGGCGGCCGAGCTGGGTCGCAAGCGTCAGAAGTGGTCGCCGAACATCAAGAATCACCGCGAAGCCATCGACGCCGAGCAGGAAAAGCTCGCTGCCATCGAGCGCAAGCTGTTTCTGCCGCTGATCGACATCAAGGACATCAACCGCGCCATGGCCAGTGGTGAGGCGAAAGCCCGCCGCGCCAAGAAGGAAATGGTCGAGGCAAACCTGCGCCTGGTCATCTCCATCGCCAAGAAGTACACCAACCGCGGCCTGCAGTTCCTCGACCTGATCCAGGAAGGCAACATCGGCCTGATGAAGGCCGTGGACAAGTTCGAATACCGTCGCGGCTACAAGTTCTCGACCTATGCCACCTGGTGGATTCGCCAGGCGATCACCCGCTCGATCGCCGACCAGGCACGCACCATCCGCATCCCGGTGCACATGATCGAGACGATCAACAAGTTGAACCGCATTTCCCGTCAGATGCTCCAGCAGTTCGGCCGCGAGGCCACGCCGGAAGAACTGGCCAAGGAAATGGAGATGCCCGAGGACAAGATCCGCAAGGTGTTGAAGATCGCCAAGGAACCCATTTCGATGGAAACCCCGATCGGCGACGACGAGGACTCCCACCTGGGCGACTTCATCGAAGACGGCAACGCCAGCTCGCCGGTTGATTCGGCCACCGAGACCGGCCTGATGGAAACCGTGCGCGACGTGCTCGCCGGGCTGACCCCGCGTGAAGCGAAAGTGCTGCGCATGCGCTTCGGCATCGACATGAATACCGATCACACGTTGGAAGAAGTCGGCAAGCAGTTCGATGTCACCCGCGAGCGCATCCGCCAGATCGAAGCCAAGGCCCTGCGCAAGCTGCGTCACCCCAGCCGTTCCGAACAGCTGCGCTCGTTCCTCGACGTCGAGTAA
- the dtd gene encoding D-aminoacyl-tRNA deacylase, which produces MIALIQRVLSASVRVDDDVVGAIGPGLLALVAVQPDDGEAQSRRMLERLLGYRVFADENGKMNRSLSDTGGGLLLVSQFTLAADTRSGMRPSFTRAAPPEHGRRWFDHLLAAARAAHPGVETGRFGAHMVVQLVNDGPVTFWLDTG; this is translated from the coding sequence ATGATTGCCCTGATCCAGCGCGTTCTGTCCGCCAGCGTCCGCGTCGATGACGACGTGGTCGGCGCGATTGGCCCCGGTCTGCTGGCACTGGTGGCCGTGCAGCCGGATGACGGCGAAGCGCAATCCAGACGCATGCTGGAACGCTTGCTTGGCTACCGTGTATTTGCCGACGAGAACGGCAAGATGAATCGTTCGCTGAGCGACACCGGCGGCGGCCTGCTGCTGGTCAGCCAGTTCACCCTCGCCGCCGACACCCGCTCCGGCATGCGCCCCAGCTTCACCCGCGCCGCGCCGCCCGAACATGGCCGACGCTGGTTTGACCACCTGCTGGCAGCGGCACGCGCCGCGCATCCGGGGGTGGAAACCGGGCGCTTCGGTGCCCATATGGTGGTGCAACTGGTGAACGATGGCCCGGTCACTTTCTGGCTCGACACCGGCTAA
- a CDS encoding lipid A biosynthesis acyltransferase, with translation MRIDMYLIYLVLRLLALLPLGMLHRIGAGFGRLRCRLRGRRVRITATNLRIARPLLTDAEQASLLRQAMAENGKSASEIIKIWGGGAESALTLVREVRGEPLFDAALAAGKGVIIAAPHLGCWELLNYWLCRKTPMAILYRPPRIAAIEGLLRKVRGALAPEQVRADGAGVRTLYKRLAAGATVGILPDQKPRAGEGEFAPFYGRNALTMVLLPRLAARTGATVLYAFAERLPNGAGFRIHLLPAPTGIADADPAVACRALNQGVQNCVELAFTQYQWQYRRYSAVGLVNPYDGAGS, from the coding sequence ATGCGTATCGACATGTATCTGATCTACCTCGTGCTGCGTCTCCTCGCGCTGCTGCCTCTGGGCATGCTGCATCGCATCGGCGCCGGTTTTGGGCGGTTGCGATGTCGGCTGCGTGGTCGCAGGGTGCGCATCACGGCGACCAATCTGCGTATTGCACGACCGCTGTTGACCGACGCCGAGCAGGCCAGCCTGCTGCGTCAGGCGATGGCCGAGAACGGCAAATCGGCTAGCGAGATCATCAAGATCTGGGGTGGTGGCGCGGAGTCCGCGCTGACGCTGGTGCGCGAGGTTCGCGGCGAGCCATTGTTTGATGCCGCGCTGGCGGCAGGCAAGGGCGTGATCATCGCCGCGCCGCACCTGGGTTGCTGGGAGCTGTTGAATTACTGGCTGTGTCGCAAGACGCCGATGGCAATTCTTTACCGGCCACCACGCATCGCGGCGATCGAGGGGTTGCTGCGCAAAGTGCGGGGGGCGCTGGCGCCGGAACAAGTGCGTGCCGATGGCGCGGGCGTGCGCACCTTGTACAAGCGGCTGGCAGCGGGCGCCACGGTAGGCATTCTGCCGGATCAAAAGCCGCGCGCTGGCGAAGGCGAGTTCGCACCGTTCTACGGCCGCAATGCCTTGACCATGGTGTTGCTGCCGCGACTGGCGGCACGAACGGGGGCCACCGTGCTGTACGCGTTTGCCGAGCGTTTGCCGAACGGCGCCGGGTTTCGCATCCATCTGCTGCCGGCACCCACCGGGATTGCCGATGCCGACCCGGCGGTTGCCTGTCGTGCGCTCAATCAGGGAGTGCAGAATTGTGTGGAGCTGGCGTTCACGCAGTATCAGTGGCAATACCGGCGTTATTCCGCGGTGGGCCTGGTCAATCCCTACGATGGAGCAGGGTCGTAG
- a CDS encoding tetratricopeptide repeat protein: MSNAQLANLRKQCGGPRDGALLRFSLGSALLTEGEHAAAIEELRKATEFDPTYSAAWKLLGKACQASGDDGAAAAAWHSGIAAAAQRGDKQAEKEMTVFLRRLS, translated from the coding sequence ATGAGCAACGCGCAGCTCGCCAACTTGCGCAAGCAATGTGGCGGCCCACGCGACGGCGCGCTGCTGCGCTTTTCCCTGGGCAGCGCCCTGCTCACCGAAGGCGAGCACGCCGCTGCGATCGAAGAACTGCGCAAGGCTACCGAGTTCGACCCAACGTACTCGGCCGCCTGGAAGCTGCTGGGCAAAGCCTGCCAGGCCAGCGGCGATGACGGCGCAGCGGCAGCGGCCTGGCATAGCGGCATCGCTGCGGCAGCGCAGCGCGGCGACAAACAGGCCGAAAAGGAAATGACCGTTTTTCTGCGTCGTCTGTCGTAG
- a CDS encoding glycosyltransferase family 39 protein, translated as MPLYSTRTLAVAWDMWCHGHWLVPHINGEPYSEKAPLLFWMIQAGWWAFGVSDVWPRVLEVLFGGTQLVLISLLARRLFPDRPWMAKAAAWMLLAFGFAFLFGLQIMYDVLLATWVLAALLCLTPKPQRAEPRWLLFGLCIGFGLLTKGPVMLLHIVFPWLLGPLWNDWARLHRGRWYGRGVLAVLLGGAMLLAWALPAGFAGGEAYRQRLFFTQTAGRVVDKLAEGKNLQNHAEPFWFYLLWLPGMLFPFTGWPRMWVAVASLRRPLESGLRFALCWLLPTFIVLSLISGKQPYYPLPELGGMALLMAAAIALLRERQPLLASNSWLGTWPLAAGSFVAAVALFVLPQLAASQHFHGALGAWLAVAAPYSRYFSVVFLLLGALVLLRGRGELRRLAVAGLIGVLAINTLITLTIWPRYDVRPTSQLLGAADQAGRAIAFLGNYEGQFHFEGRLTRPIKELFGNPVVQDQEILAFSRAHPDGLIVRRVDQTDANALRYALLVQPFRSSWLEVWPAVALADLRSGQTPPEPAQPTRVYPADGRRTQSQP; from the coding sequence ATGCCGCTGTACTCCACCCGCACGCTGGCGGTGGCGTGGGACATGTGGTGCCACGGGCACTGGCTGGTGCCACACATCAATGGCGAACCGTACAGCGAGAAGGCACCGTTGCTGTTCTGGATGATCCAGGCGGGCTGGTGGGCTTTCGGCGTCAGCGACGTCTGGCCGCGCGTACTCGAGGTGCTGTTTGGTGGCACCCAGCTGGTGTTGATCTCGCTGCTCGCGCGGCGTCTGTTCCCCGATCGGCCGTGGATGGCCAAGGCGGCGGCGTGGATGCTGCTGGCGTTCGGCTTCGCCTTCCTGTTCGGCCTGCAGATCATGTACGACGTACTGCTGGCGACGTGGGTGCTGGCCGCGCTGTTGTGCCTGACGCCGAAACCGCAGCGGGCCGAACCGCGCTGGCTGCTGTTCGGCCTGTGCATCGGCTTCGGCCTGCTGACCAAAGGTCCGGTGATGTTGCTGCACATCGTGTTCCCGTGGCTGCTCGGTCCGCTGTGGAATGACTGGGCCAGGCTGCATCGCGGTCGCTGGTACGGCCGCGGTGTGCTGGCGGTGTTGCTCGGCGGTGCCATGCTGCTGGCATGGGCGCTGCCGGCCGGATTCGCCGGGGGTGAGGCATACCGGCAACGACTGTTCTTCACCCAGACCGCTGGCCGGGTGGTCGACAAACTGGCCGAGGGCAAGAACCTGCAGAACCACGCGGAGCCGTTCTGGTTCTACCTGCTGTGGCTGCCGGGCATGCTGTTTCCGTTCACCGGCTGGCCACGCATGTGGGTTGCCGTAGCCAGCCTGCGCCGGCCGCTGGAATCCGGTCTGCGCTTCGCGCTGTGCTGGCTGCTGCCGACCTTCATCGTGCTCTCGCTGATCAGCGGCAAACAGCCCTACTATCCGTTGCCGGAACTGGGCGGCATGGCACTGCTGATGGCCGCCGCAATCGCCCTGCTGCGCGAGCGCCAGCCGCTGCTGGCCAGCAACAGCTGGCTGGGCACGTGGCCACTGGCAGCAGGCAGCTTCGTGGCCGCGGTGGCGCTGTTCGTGCTGCCGCAACTGGCGGCGAGCCAGCACTTTCATGGTGCCTTGGGCGCCTGGTTGGCAGTCGCTGCACCCTATAGTCGCTATTTCAGCGTGGTGTTCCTGCTGCTGGGTGCGCTGGTGCTGCTGCGTGGTCGCGGTGAACTGCGCCGACTGGCCGTGGCTGGCCTGATCGGCGTGCTGGCGATCAATACGCTGATCACGCTGACCATCTGGCCGCGCTACGACGTACGTCCGACGTCGCAGTTGCTCGGCGCCGCCGACCAGGCGGGTCGGGCGATTGCCTTCCTCGGCAATTACGAGGGCCAGTTCCATTTTGAAGGTCGGCTGACGCGACCCATCAAGGAACTGTTCGGCAATCCGGTCGTGCAGGACCAGGAGATCCTGGCCTTTTCCCGCGCCCACCCCGATGGCCTGATCGTACGGCGCGTGGACCAGACCGACGCCAATGCACTGCGCTACGCACTGCTGGTGCAGCCGTTCCGTTCGTCCTGGCTGGAAGTGTGGCCTGCCGTTGCACTGGCCGACCTGCGTAGCGGGCAAACCCCACCCGAGCCCGCGCAACCCACCCGCGTCTACCCGGCCGACGGTCGGCGCACACAATCCCAGCCATGA
- a CDS encoding glycosyltransferase family 2 protein: MPKLPLSLVVMTHNEAASIARCLDSVPFAAEKLVIDCGSTDGTDEIAMRHGARVVQQDWLGFGPQRNFGTTQCQHDWVLALDADEYLSPELISEMERRLPEVMASDTAVVTLRRRTLYMGAPMRWYRPMVGEKLNRLYHRERARWRDVRVHESLTWNGPQALLQSPFEHVNNPTLVHKGLKVLRYAELKARDWHQHKRSPRMWDCPLVFASSFIKDYVFRLAALDGWRGFVVAQTNAAYAVYKRMRYYEMCRNPESMELAAGKLTQHELDR; this comes from the coding sequence ATGCCAAAACTTCCGTTGAGCCTCGTGGTCATGACCCACAACGAAGCTGCCAGCATTGCTCGTTGCCTGGACAGCGTGCCGTTTGCCGCCGAGAAACTGGTAATCGATTGCGGCAGCACCGACGGCACCGACGAGATTGCCATGCGGCACGGCGCGCGCGTGGTGCAGCAGGACTGGCTGGGTTTCGGCCCGCAACGCAATTTCGGCACCACCCAATGCCAGCATGACTGGGTGCTGGCGCTGGATGCCGACGAATACCTTTCGCCGGAGTTGATCAGCGAGATGGAGCGGCGACTTCCCGAGGTCATGGCCTCGGACACCGCCGTGGTCACCTTGCGCCGACGCACCCTGTACATGGGCGCACCGATGCGCTGGTATCGCCCGATGGTGGGCGAGAAATTGAATCGGCTATACCACCGCGAGCGGGCGCGCTGGCGTGATGTGCGGGTGCACGAATCGCTGACCTGGAATGGCCCGCAAGCGCTGCTGCAGTCACCGTTCGAACATGTGAACAACCCGACCCTGGTGCACAAGGGACTCAAGGTCTTGCGCTATGCCGAACTGAAGGCACGCGACTGGCACCAGCACAAACGTTCGCCACGGATGTGGGATTGCCCACTGGTGTTCGCCAGCAGCTTCATCAAGGACTACGTGTTCCGTCTGGCCGCGCTGGATGGCTGGCGTGGCTTCGTGGTCGCCCAGACGAATGCCGCGTATGCGGTTTACAAACGCATGCGTTACTACGAGATGTGCCGTAATCCCGAATCCATGGAGCTCGCTGCCGGCAAGCTGACGCAACACGAACTGGATCGCTGA
- a CDS encoding adenylyltransferase/cytidyltransferase family protein, producing MNKVVLTYGTFDLFHIGHLNLLQRLKDLGDYLLVGVSTDEFNASKGKQTVVRFEDRLRIVQNIKCVDLAIPETHWEQKRGDIEKHDVSIFGMGNDWSGKFDALRDCCEVVYLPRTDDVSSTSMKKLLSVLDKTHIDELKQALGILSTIIDRFD from the coding sequence ATGAACAAAGTGGTACTCACCTATGGCACGTTCGATCTGTTCCACATCGGTCATCTGAATCTTCTGCAGCGGCTGAAAGATCTGGGTGACTACCTGCTGGTGGGCGTGTCCACTGACGAATTCAACGCCAGCAAAGGCAAGCAGACCGTGGTTCGCTTCGAGGACCGGCTGCGCATCGTGCAAAACATCAAGTGCGTGGATCTGGCCATTCCGGAAACCCACTGGGAGCAGAAGCGCGGCGACATCGAAAAGCATGATGTGTCGATCTTCGGCATGGGCAACGACTGGTCTGGCAAGTTTGACGCGCTGCGCGATTGTTGCGAGGTCGTCTATCTGCCCCGCACCGACGACGTGTCCAGCACCAGCATGAAGAAGCTGTTGAGCGTGCTGGACAAGACCCATATCGACGAATTGAAGCAGGCGTTGGGCATCCTTTCCACAATCATTGACCGCTTCGACTAG